CATCGCCATGGCGCCGGCTTGCATCCTCGGTTTCTTCTTTCACAAATCGATCAAGGGGCTTTTCTCCGATCAATCCGTCGTCATCGGTCTCGTCCTGGGCGGCCTTTTGATGCTGGCGGCTACCTGGTGGCGTGGTCCCCGTCGCCCGGTTGACGATCTCGAACGGATCAACTACCGCCAGGCGCTCTTCGTCGGACTTGCTCAGTGCCTCTCCCTCTGGCCCGGTTTTTCCCGGTCCGGCGCCACCATTTCCGGCGGCATGCTGGCTGGCATGACCTCGGCCGTAGCCGCCGAGTTTTCCTTCATCGTCGCCGTGCCGATGATGACCGTCGCCACGGGCTATGACATGTTGAAGTCTTACCAGTTCCTCGATGCGTCCGACCTGCCCTTTTTTGCCCTCGGCTTCGTCGTTTCCTTCGTCGTCGCCTGGGCGGCCATCGTCTGGTTCTTAAAGCTGCTGCAGCGGATCGGTTTGGCGCCGTTCGCCTACTACCGCTTCCTCGTGGCGTTGCTCTACAGCGTTTTGGTGATCCTGTAAAACCGAGGCTGCTTCACTGTTACATAGGGTGTGAAAACGGAAAAAGGGCGTGGCCGCTGCCTCAGCGACCAGCCCTTTTTTTGTTGCCCTTCGCTAGTAATCCTTTGAAATCTCGGGTATCGTGTCGATCTCCTGGAGCCCGCTGATGCCGTCAATCTCTTGAATCTCATCAACAGCCTCAGGGTCCCCCTGGGAGTTTTGCAACCCTCTTTTTTCGTCACCCTTTGCAGGGGTTTGCCCGGTATTCCCGGCTAGTGACTTTGGATGAAGCGGCATGGCCTCCAACCTCCTTTGTCTTCAGGGGTTAGTATCACCTTCCGCGAGCTTCCTATCACCATCAGGATGGTTTGCTTAGAGAATAGATAACAAGGATCTTCTTCGGGCAGCGCGGCCCGGTTTCATAACGGGATCACTTCGCTTTACTGATCAACCGGTTCAACCGGCCGAGAACCTCCTCAGAGCTTTTCTCCAACTCAGCGAGCATCTGCTGGGCCACATCGTGTTGACCGGCGCGGAAAGCGTCAGCCGCTTTCATGGCAAATTCATGGACACGGGCGTGGGGACCGTCGAGGGAGACAAAGTCGGGGTCTTGCTTAAAGGGGTTGTCGGCGCCGAAGTACCATTTGCCCAGGCGGCAGTGGTGGTGAGAGGTCACTTCCTCGGGGTTGACCTGTTCATAGCCTTTGAGCATGTTCTGGATGCGGATCTTCCAGAGCAGGTGGTCAGACTTGGCCTTCTCCAGGAGTTCAGCGGCGCTCATGACGGCGCGAACGTCGGGCAATCGAAACTTCTGCACCGAACCGGCCAATTCGACGGCCATGGCGCTCGTCTCTTCTGTCGCTGCCGCAATCGTCTCCATGCTGGCTGATGTCTCCTCTGTCGCCGCCGCTACCGTCTCTGCCCGCTCGGCTGTCGCTTCAATGACAGAGGAGATGGAATCGATGAGACGGATGATGCGGTCAGAACTGGCTACTTCCTCATTGGTCAGGGTTACGATGCCGTCGATGGCCTTTTCCGTCCCTTGCACGGCCTGGAGGATCAGTTGCAAGGCCTCGCCGGCCTCTTTGACGACCGCAGCGCCTCGTTCCGCTTCGCTGTGGCTCTGCTGGGTAGCGGTAACAGCAGCAGCGGCGCTCTCCAACACCTTGGTCACCAGTTCGGCCACCTCGCCGGCCCCCCGGTTTGACTCCTCGGCCAGTTTGCGCACCTCGTCAGCGACGACGGCAAAGCCGCGACCGGCATCACCGGCGCGGGCCGCCTCGATGGCCGCATTGAGCGCCAGCAGGTTGGTCTGAGCGGCGATGGCCGTGATCGTCTCGGTCATCCGGTTGATCTCTCGGGAGTAACGGTCCAGGGCGTCCATCATCGCTTCCGCCTCTTTGGTTCTATCCTTGATCGTCAGCATGTGTTCAATGGACTTGGCGACTGTCTGCCGTCCCCGCTCAGCCGCAGAAAGGGTCTGCCGGGAGTTGTCGGCTGCAACGGACGCCTGATTCTTCGCCAATTGGATCAAGGAAGACAGTTCGAGCAACACCTCTGACGCCTCAAGGGCTGCCATGTTGCCTTTGTCGGCGTTATGGGCCACCTCTTGAATGTTGCGGGCCACATCCTGGACGGCGCCTGTCACCTGCTGGGCCGAAGCAGCCATCTCTTCTGCGCCGGCCGCCATCTCCTCGGAGGACTTGCGCACCATGGAGACGATTTCCGCCTGGCGCCGAATCATTAGGTTGAAACCGGCCACCGACTGACCGATCTCATCGGTCGAATGAACGGCGCCATGGACCGTCAAGTCTCCGGCGCCGGCCCGGGCCATCAGATCCTGGAGTTCGACGAGCGGACGCGCCATCCGGCGGGCAAACCAGACGCCGACGACCCCGGCGAGCAGCAGCGCGGCCAGGGAGGAAAGGATAATCTGACGAGCGATTGACTGCTTCACTTCCTGTAACGACGATTTCTCCCTCGCTGTCCCCAACACGCCGATGACGGCCCCGTCGGCGCCGATCAACGGCGCATAACCGGTTATGTAGTCGCCGTCCAACCCTTTATTGAGCCCAATGAAGGGCTTTCGTTCCGCAAATATGCTGTTGATGATGTCATCTGCCGTGATCTGGCTGCCGGTGATCCGTTGTCCCGCCTTGTCGACGATGGATGTGGCCACCCGCTCCTTGTCGAGGAAGAGGCTGAACTCAGCGTCGAACATCTCCTTCGCCTCATCGACGATATCGTTTTTGCTGACCACATAGCCCGTCGAGAGCACCCCGATCAGCCGCCCCTGATCATAGATGGGCGCGCCGGCGCGGACAGACAGGCGGACTACCTTGCCCTGTTCAATACCGGTAAAGGTCTTGCCTTCGAGCGCGCGCGCCACGTTGACCTGATTGGCGATGTTGTCATCGGCTTTAGGAAACCTGTCCGGCTCATGGGTTCGGATGATGGCGTTTCCGGCAGCATCGGTCACGACCAGATAATCGAGGTTCCCTTTTTTCATCATCGGCGTCGTCGCTTGCAATAAAGCTGAAAAATCACGGTTTTTTGTTCCGGCGACGATAGCAGGGTGAGTGGCCAGGTTGGCGGCATGGGCCAAGGCCTGGCTCTTATAGTTTTCGAGCAGGCTATTGAAACCGACCAGGTTTTTCTCCGTCTGCCGGGCGAAGTTCCGTTCAAAGGCTT
The Heliomicrobium undosum genome window above contains:
- a CDS encoding undecaprenyl-diphosphate phosphatase, with protein sequence MENLYIVAVILGIVEGLTEFIPVSSTGHMILVGSLLGFEGDKAATFEVFIQLGAILAVLVLYRDRFLNLILNLFADGIRFDDRGFTIWHVAIAMAPACILGFFFHKSIKGLFSDQSVVIGLVLGGLLMLAATWWRGPRRPVDDLERINYRQALFVGLAQCLSLWPGFSRSGATISGGMLAGMTSAVAAEFSFIVAVPMMTVATGYDMLKSYQFLDASDLPFFALGFVVSFVVAWAAIVWFLKLLQRIGLAPFAYYRFLVALLYSVLVIL
- a CDS encoding methyl-accepting chemotaxis protein, with translation MLRLLRSIQAKLILVIVGVLLVTITVVALFSWMTTSEAFERNFARQTEKNLVGFNSLLENYKSQALAHAANLATHPAIVAGTKNRDFSALLQATTPMMKKGNLDYLVVTDAAGNAIIRTHEPDRFPKADDNIANQVNVARALEGKTFTGIEQGKVVRLSVRAGAPIYDQGRLIGVLSTGYVVSKNDIVDEAKEMFDAEFSLFLDKERVATSIVDKAGQRITGSQITADDIINSIFAERKPFIGLNKGLDGDYITGYAPLIGADGAVIGVLGTAREKSSLQEVKQSIARQIILSSLAALLLAGVVGVWFARRMARPLVELQDLMARAGAGDLTVHGAVHSTDEIGQSVAGFNLMIRRQAEIVSMVRKSSEEMAAGAEEMAASAQQVTGAVQDVARNIQEVAHNADKGNMAALEASEVLLELSSLIQLAKNQASVAADNSRQTLSAAERGRQTVAKSIEHMLTIKDRTKEAEAMMDALDRYSREINRMTETITAIAAQTNLLALNAAIEAARAGDAGRGFAVVADEVRKLAEESNRGAGEVAELVTKVLESAAAAVTATQQSHSEAERGAAVVKEAGEALQLILQAVQGTEKAIDGIVTLTNEEVASSDRIIRLIDSISSVIEATAERAETVAAATEETSASMETIAAATEETSAMAVELAGSVQKFRLPDVRAVMSAAELLEKAKSDHLLWKIRIQNMLKGYEQVNPEEVTSHHHCRLGKWYFGADNPFKQDPDFVSLDGPHARVHEFAMKAADAFRAGQHDVAQQMLAELEKSSEEVLGRLNRLISKAK